In Planococcus versutus, the DNA window TTCATTTTGAAGTGATGTTTTTTGGAAATAACGCGCTTCCTCATCTTTAAGAACAATTTGACCTCGGACATTCACAATTCGGTGCCAAGGCAAATTATACTGTGCACTCATGCTATGTAAGATTCTAGTCACTTGCCTGGCTGCACGTGGACTTCCGGCAGCTGCTGCTACTTGACCATAAGTCATGATTTTGCCAGGCGGAATTTGTTGGATAATCTGTATAACTTTTTCCGTGAATGCTTGCAATCTTCTCATCCGTTCTCTTCATAGATAAATTAGGCTTTTTTCTTTTTTTTCTCTACTTCTGACAATAACTCTCCACTTTTATACTCTATCAACAGTTTTTGTGCAAATTCATACAACGGTAAGTTTCCCGTGTCTGCAGAAAGACCATTTGTTTCAGCGTGGAGATACTTGTAATATTCTATCATTCTCGCTACCAACTCCTCAAGACCTTCCAGTGTTTTTTCATTATGATGCTGAAGCGGTCTTGCTAAGTTGATGTCTTTTGCTTCATTTAAATACAGAAATTCCATTTGTTCCAATGAATCGATCGCTTGATCAAACAATTGTTGATTGCGATCCATTCGATAGAAACTTCGCCAAAAAACGAAAACTTCCTTTGCAACTCCCAATTTTTTTGCACCACGTGAAGCATTTAATCCTTCAACAACACAAATTTCGTACATTATTTTTCTTAAAGATTTTTTATACTCTCTTTCTACAACACCTTTGTACTGTATATACTTCATGTCTATCCCTCCCAAATTAAATCAACTGTTTCTATATTTACGTATAATATCTTCATCTTCTAAAGACACCAGTCGATTATAGATTTCTTGATCGTAAATTTGCTGGCCGATTGTAAACATCACAGGCTCACAATTGGCAATTTCTTTTTTTATAGAATTTTCACTAGTTGCTTTATAAAAATTACTGCCTAAATGAAAAGAGGTATAGTAATTTTCTTTGCCCCATTCAGCAATTTTCTCTAACAAAGTTCGCATTGTTTTTTGGTAGTTTGCTTCAGATAAACTACCTTCTAGATGATAATAAATAGTATCTCCTTTTGCTAAGACATAGCAGGCAGAGACTAGCTTAGTTTCCTGATAAACGCCAAACAAATGCAAATTTGATCCCATCGAACTAATTAAGGCTTCAAAATAATCATTTGTGAAAAAAAAATAGCTATCCGTTTCTTCTTTCCGTCGAACAGATGAATAATACAGCACTAAAAATTCAAAGAGATGACGCACCGTACCCAGTTTTTTCACGACTAAGTCCCCATTGGTCTGGATAGGGATCGAATAGTTTTTTAAATTGATTGTAAAGGTTTCAAATACAGTCGATATTTTAAAATAATTGTTGAATAAGTGATCGTTCTGCTTTAAAGGATGAAAGCGAATATATTCTGCAATTATCTTTTCTTTGTAGCAGTATTCTACAAACTCTTTTCTGAAATTGTTTACCAATCGTTGCTGATCCTTTTTTACCTTTACGATAGGGCCACCATAACCGTAAGGAGTTGTTACATCAAAAACCGTAACATCTTCGTTATTCACGACTCTTTTAATGAAAGGATAGGCGACTTCACCATCTTCATCTTTATAATAAAAAAGAACAGCGACTCCAGGATCTAATTTCAAGGCACTTAGAAAATATTGGTTGGTATAGTATATATCCGTTATATTTAAACCATCGAGGATTCTTTGCCATCGACTCTGTTCTTGTATTGATATTAGTTCATACATATATTCCCACCCCTACCTTGCCTAGTAAATCATTTTTAAACCGTTTGAAACGACACTCTTGTCTCGACTCTCTCTGTTTCTTCTTGTTTTTCAACTAGCCAATTCAATAAAATAATACGCTTTAAAAACGTTTAAAATTAACTAGAAAAAGTATGCTTATTACTGACCACTCGATGCACAGACTTTTTAAGATTTCTAATTGAAGATTATTTCTAAAAATTCAGATTATTATAGTTCATTTATATCATACTTAAGTGTTTCAATCTACAATATTAAGGATAAAGTTTAAATAATTGAGATAAAAACTAAGTACTTAGTCTTTATCTGTTTATTAAAAGAGTTTTACCCTCCATTGAGTAGGTATTTTGATTCTGATTTATTCGTGTCTTCTCAGTCGAGTACATCTAATATCCCTTTTCTTAAAAAAACATAAAAAAAGCATCTCTCTTGTTAATGAGAGACGCTCAGAGTCTATACGAAAAAGGTTTTGAAACAAGTTAGTTCCAAAACCTCTTTTGTCTATTTTATTTTCTGTGACTCCACTCTATTCTTTAGTCCGGCAATACACGCCTAAGGGGGATGGCAAAGCGAGAAGTATAAATGGTCTTTCTTGGCTTCTCACACGAGCCATCTCCAAAGAGACTAGAGCAGTTATGTTGCTTCACAATCTCCAGGTAATTTGAGTTTGTCTATAGTTAAAACATCTGCCCTCTTACTGAGATATGCTTGTTTATACTTCTTTTCTCAACCCAATAATTCCATTTCTGCGGTAAATAACTTCTTTTGATTCTAATATTTTTAAAACTTTACTTAAGGTTTGATGTGAAATATTAATATCTGCTGTAATTTCTTTAATGGTTTTAAATAGTACTGCTTGTGATGATGAATTTTTATAAAAGTATTTTAAAAACGATTCACCAATAGCTGCTATTTTCTCAGTTTCTGTTGAAAAGTATGCGCGACAATTGTCTACTAGTTTTTCTTCTGAAAAGATAATTGATTTGTTTTGAGTTTGTTCTTCCGCCACTTTCACTCAACCGCCTCCAAGCTTTGTAGGATAAGTTACGTAGTTATTAGTTGTATACCCTATCTTAGTTCCAATATACACACTATATCAAAAAATACTGATAATTCCAAAATACGCATATATTTTTACATTTTATGGACAACGAAAAAACCAGAAAAAAGAATGATTCTTTTTTCTGGTTTTATTAAATTCAACGAGATTAGTTTTTCATCGCATCTTCGATAAAATCTTTCAATACATGAATTCCCATTACACAGTCATTCAAAGATGACCATTCTTTTGGGTTATGACTGATCCCGTCTTTGCTTCGAACAAAAAGCATCGCGACCGGAATAAAGCGGCCAAGATTCATTGCATCATGACCAGCTCCGCTTGGAATGTAAGTGGGTGCGATATTAAACTTATTCAATGATTTAGCTAACCGTTTCTGCAAGTCTTTAGCAATCGGTACCGGCTGTATACGCGTATTCACCTTAATGTTTGATCGAATTTCATGTGCATTTGCTACTTTTTCTGCTTGCTTGCATAATTGATCAAGCAATTGGTCTCTTGGCTCTTCATTTATATCGCGGATATCGATAAGCATTTTCACACTTTCCGGAATAACATTTGCTCCATTTGGAAAAACAGTTAACTTCCCGACAGTTGCAACTGCCGTATGGTTTAATGCTTTTGGAAATTGAGGAATCGATTGAAGAAGTTCTGCCGCCGCTACTAAACAATCTTTCCGACCAATCATCGGCGTATTACCCGCATGTCCTGCTTCGCCGATATACTCAACTTCTACCCACGCTGGCCCTGCAATGCCACTTACAATACCCACTGGTTGGTTTGCTTGTTCTAATTTTCTTCCTTGTTCGATATGAACTTCTACAAACAGTTCTAACTCTTCTAAATTTCTTTTAGCAGCTTTAAATGACTCTAGCGTACTGCCATAATGCGCCAATACTTGTTCTAATGTTTCATTATTGTAATCATGAAGTTGATCTATTTCTTGATCTGTCATTGCACCTGTCATCGCTTGACTGCCTGTTAAACCACTATTAAAACGAGATCCCTCTTCATCAGAAAAAATAATGACTTCATATGGCTTGTCTGGAATATAGCCTGTTTCTTTCCATGATTCGACAACTTCCAGTGCAGATAAAACACCTAGTGGACCATCAAAATTCCCACCACTTGGCACACTGTCGACATGTGAACCTGAAGCAATCGCTGGCCGCTTAGTCTTTCCTTCTAATCGAGCTAATACATTCCCTGCTCCATCTTCAGAAACTTCCAGCCCCGCTTCTTGCATCCATTTTTTAACGAGCGCTTTCGCGGCTTTTTCATCGTCTGAAAACCCAGGACGTTTTACCCCTCCAACTTGAACAAATCCTATCTGAGATAATTCGAACAATCGTTTTGCAATACGCTCACCGCTGATTCCTGAATGATCGAGTTTGATGTTATAATCTTTTAGCAACTCTTCATATAAGGGATTGTTAGTATGTTCTAGCATAATTTCCTCCTGAGTTGTGATTATTTTGTTAAAAAAGACCATGCGTATTGTGCGTAAAGTTCAGCACCTGTCACCATTGAATCCTCATCAACATTAAACTTTCCGTGATGATGTGCCCATTGTGTATCTTTTTTAGCATTACCACTTCCAACCAACGCAAAGCTTCCTGGAACTTCGTCTAAGTAAAATGAAAAGTCCTCTCCACCCATGGTCGGTTCTTCTTTATATACAGAATCTTCGCCGAATGCTTCACTTGCGACTTGTTGAACTAAATGAGCACTTTCTGTTTCATTAATAACAGCTTGCGTTCCACGAATATAGTCTACTTCTGCAGTACCTCCATAGATTGCTGCTGTATGATTTGCATAAACCTGTAGTTGCTTTTCAATGTGATCACGAATCGCAGGATCAAAGCATCTTACTGTACCTTCGATTTCTGCATTTTCAGCGATGATATTAAAGCGAGTTCCAACAACCATTTTGCCGATGGTCACAACAGCTGATTGCATAGGATCGACTGTGCGAGAGACGATTGACTGAATGTTCATTACAAATGAAGAAGCAATGACAGCAGTGTCAATGCAAGCTTGTGGCATGGCACCGTGTCCTCCTTGTCCTTTAAAACGTACATTAAAAATATCTGCTGAAGCAAATGCTGGACCTGGACTACAAGCTACTGTACTCGTAGCTCCTTGAGACCAGATATGAATACCAAAAACGTTATCAACTCCATCTACAGCTCCTTGCTTGACCATTGCTTTAGCACCCGTTGCGACTTCTTCAGCAGGCTGAAAAATAAATCGGACATTGCCTGGAATTTCTTCTTTTACGCTGTCCAAAGCTTTTGCAGCTGCTAAAAGCATAGCCGTATGAACGTCATGTCCACAAGCATGCATTTTACCAAGTTCTTTTGACTTATAAGTCAAGTCTGTATTTAGTTCTTCAACAGACAATGCATCCATATCTGCCCGCAAGGCAACGGTTTTTCCTTTTTTTCCACCTTCAAGCTCTGCTATGACGCCAGTCGGTTCCATTTTGCGCGCTTTGATGCCAAGCTTTATTAAATAATCGTATACAAACTGGGAAGTTTCATACTCTTCCCATGACAATTCAGGCTCACTGTGAAGTTTGCGACGAATTTCAATCATTTCGTGACTATTTTCTTTTATAGCGTTTTTTATTGTTTGATTGATCATTGTGAATTCACTCCAATTTCTGTTTTATGAAACGTGTTCCCCGCATGCTCAATCAAAATGAATGTTTATAGGAAGCCTACAAATATACCGGCCAAAATGACAGAAACAATCGTAACCGTGATAAAGCCCGC includes these proteins:
- a CDS encoding MGMT family protein, with product MQAFTEKVIQIIQQIPPGKIMTYGQVAAAAGSPRAARQVTRILHSMSAQYNLPWHRIVNVRGQIVLKDEEARYFQKTSLQNEGVEVDLNDQIDLTQFQLQIQEKNHSELY
- a CDS encoding GNAT family N-acetyltransferase, producing the protein MYELISIQEQSRWQRILDGLNITDIYYTNQYFLSALKLDPGVAVLFYYKDEDGEVAYPFIKRVVNNEDVTVFDVTTPYGYGGPIVKVKKDQQRLVNNFRKEFVEYCYKEKIIAEYIRFHPLKQNDHLFNNYFKISTVFETFTINLKNYSIPIQTNGDLVVKKLGTVRHLFEFLVLYYSSVRRKEETDSYFFFTNDYFEALISSMGSNLHLFGVYQETKLVSACYVLAKGDTIYYHLEGSLSEANYQKTMRTLLEKIAEWGKENYYTSFHLGSNFYKATSENSIKKEIANCEPVMFTIGQQIYDQEIYNRLVSLEDEDIIRKYRNS
- a CDS encoding MarR family transcriptional regulator — protein: MKVAEEQTQNKSIIFSEEKLVDNCRAYFSTETEKIAAIGESFLKYFYKNSSSQAVLFKTIKEITADINISHQTLSKVLKILESKEVIYRRNGIIGLRKEV
- a CDS encoding Zn-dependent hydrolase — encoded protein: MLEHTNNPLYEELLKDYNIKLDHSGISGERIAKRLFELSQIGFVQVGGVKRPGFSDDEKAAKALVKKWMQEAGLEVSEDGAGNVLARLEGKTKRPAIASGSHVDSVPSGGNFDGPLGVLSALEVVESWKETGYIPDKPYEVIIFSDEEGSRFNSGLTGSQAMTGAMTDQEIDQLHDYNNETLEQVLAHYGSTLESFKAAKRNLEELELFVEVHIEQGRKLEQANQPVGIVSGIAGPAWVEVEYIGEAGHAGNTPMIGRKDCLVAAAELLQSIPQFPKALNHTAVATVGKLTVFPNGANVIPESVKMLIDIRDINEEPRDQLLDQLCKQAEKVANAHEIRSNIKVNTRIQPVPIAKDLQKRLAKSLNKFNIAPTYIPSGAGHDAMNLGRFIPVAMLFVRSKDGISHNPKEWSSLNDCVMGIHVLKDFIEDAMKN
- a CDS encoding amidohydrolase; translation: MINQTIKNAIKENSHEMIEIRRKLHSEPELSWEEYETSQFVYDYLIKLGIKARKMEPTGVIAELEGGKKGKTVALRADMDALSVEELNTDLTYKSKELGKMHACGHDVHTAMLLAAAKALDSVKEEIPGNVRFIFQPAEEVATGAKAMVKQGAVDGVDNVFGIHIWSQGATSTVACSPGPAFASADIFNVRFKGQGGHGAMPQACIDTAVIASSFVMNIQSIVSRTVDPMQSAVVTIGKMVVGTRFNIIAENAEIEGTVRCFDPAIRDHIEKQLQVYANHTAAIYGGTAEVDYIRGTQAVINETESAHLVQQVASEAFGEDSVYKEEPTMGGEDFSFYLDEVPGSFALVGSGNAKKDTQWAHHHGKFNVDEDSMVTGAELYAQYAWSFLTK